In Rhipicephalus sanguineus isolate Rsan-2018 chromosome 1, BIME_Rsan_1.4, whole genome shotgun sequence, the DNA window gggctgaatATATGACATGTTCCATTATTTTGCATGATATTGATGTAagtgatattggtctgtaatACGCGGGTCAGACGTGTCACCGGATTTATAAATGGGAATGACTTTTCCTGTTTTCCAATCCATTGGTAATGATCCAGTAGTAAGCGATTGGGTGAAAATGCATTCTAATATGATACACGAGTATTCCTTTGTGTTTTTAAGAAATTTAGAGTTTATTTCGTCTACACCACAAGAAGAAGAAAATTTTAACTTGTTGATTATGGCGCCAATACCAGTAGAATTAAATGTAATGTGTTCCATTGGATTGTGGTTATATTGTCGAAGGAGTGGATAATTATGAATCAATGAGCGTGAAAAGGAATTTACGAATGTGTCGTTTAACATAGCTGCGCAGTCATTATCAGGCACCGAGGAACCAGATGGTGTAGTAAGCGATAttttgtttctatctttttccttAACAATATTCCAAAAGCGTTTCGGGTTTGTTTTGAGTATGTTAGGAAGCGTAGTGTTATAAAATGTTAGTTTGGTTGTTCTTTGTATGGACAGGTATTGTGCAGCAGCTTCTTTGTACGAGAGCCAGCTAGCGATCCGGAGTTAACCTATTGCTTCACCCACTGTGCAGCCTTCCTTGCAAAATTGTTTGTACATTCAGATTTTGATACTTGTGTACATGACTGCGTCAAAATATGCTAATATCTGTTTTCCGTAAACGTCTATTGTTCCGGAGTAATGACTCATTCGCGGCAACGAACCACTAAGCGTTGATCATGCGTCAGTGAGAGCAAGTTTCACTCATTCACTGACTTATGCGTTTTCTACACTGCGGTGGATAACCGACCGATGTGCGACCATGGATAATTTGAAACGTCTGTTGATTATTTCCTCCGCCACTGTCCAAACTCCAATGCCAACTGATCTGAAACGTTTCGAATGCTGCTGTTCTTCCCGGGCAAGGTACAGCATAGCTCAATTTTCTGCTAGTTAACTTCTctgcctttttgtttgttttttgcatcTGTCCATCGCTTTGAACGCGTTAGGCAGATTACACACGTGACGTTGCCTGGCACGTAAGGAAAGATCCCGGGAGAAGGGCCTCCACTGTCATCAGCCCATAAGGCACCGCCATCGATTATGAAGTGAACGTCAGTTGACCCTTGTGGTGTCTATATAGATGCTCTGCTGCTATAAGACGCTCGTGCGTCTGGTATTTTTCCTGTTTATACCGTCTACCTTTCATTACTTATCTCTTTCCTTCCTTGAATATAGAGTAGCCAACTGAGCGTTGTTGTTTACCCACAAAcggttgcttttttttgttgtgcTCATTTTCTGTTCTTAGGGAATACGAAAGTGACAATACAAGCACGTGAGTCCACTCACTTCTCATTTATTTCGGTATGTACTCTAGCATCCTAAAAAAACACAGTTTTGCACTTCTGGGATGTCCATCGAATAGATCACTGGTATTAGGAACCACTTTAACGGCCAGCGGGCTTGCATTCACTGTAAGCCTTCTTAATAGCCGCTGCTTCTTCCTCCTGGAAAGataggcagaaagaaaaaagaagaattgtTAGAAGCATGATCCACCTTAAAATAAAATCTTCAGGTAACTCCCTCCGTATATACTAAGCTGATGTTCAGCAATCCTGCAAAGACATCGCGCTATCTCATTCCGTATCTGCACAGCCAAGTGTGCTTACGTAAAACGACAATGTTGACACATGGCTGGTAGTGATTCATGCTAGAACCCCTACCAGCGAACTCCCTAGTCGTGTTACAACTTCTGTCAAGTCGCAATCCAGCATAGCTGTCGGTTTTGAGCTTTTCATAAATGAAATTACGAAACGAGGCAGTGTTGTGATAGTTACGATAGTAAATGAAGCCAGTATAAAAAATAAAGCATCCGTTTGTGTTAGCAGTCATTATTGGGAAGTTTTAGAGAGTATGTTGTTGTGGCTTAATAGATACAATATATGCTGGATCTGGCACGGGCCTGCCAGGTTCAGGTGACTAAATAATTCATGCTTCATAGTAAAATCTTAAGTAACTTATACTGAAAAGGGGCGAGAACATTATATTTCAGGGGGagctgcatgcatgcatgtaacgATGGATGAATAAATATCGTGCAGTGCAATGGTGAAAAAAAATTATCTAGCCGTCTCCTCTACTGTTTTTCATTGCATATCCGCATTCCTTTTCTCTGCCTTATTCAGCGGAAATTCTTAATTATACGGTAATCACTAAAATGAGAAGTTGCGGGGCACTTTGTGTCAGTCCTTTCGGGATGAGACCCAACGCCTTCATGTATCCGTGATGGAAGTTCTGTATCTGACTCACCGGTTACGCTCACGCTGTCATGACTGACCTTGAGAGCAGTCAGTCGTCTCACTGCTTTCTCTCAGATTTTTTTTAGTATACTGCAGAGCCCTTTCCGGCCCCGTTTATGCTCGTCTTATCGTGCCGTCTGCGTATCACAGCGTTCTAGACCGGCTGTATGCACCGAGCGCGTGTTCATTCACCCCGGTAACAGCTATGGAGAGGAGATACCGTTACGCACTTCTTTCGTAACTGCACTTTTTCGTTCATCTCGTTTTACTACGCTGCGTGGGAAGACGGAACTCCGCGTTTGACGCACGTTGTCGACCGCGTCTCGACGAGCCAGCCTAGTGTTTCCCTAGTGGCGGCTTTAGTACTAGAGATCCGGTCGTTAAGAGTCTCGCACATTCGCTGACGTTGCCCAGCTTCACTAGAAAAAGCATGAAACACGTCCAGCGTTCTTAGCCTCGAGCAAAAGCAAACACCGGTCACGAGATGTCAAAGCTGGTGCTTTTTATGGTAACACATTTAGCTTTGGATACCTCTTACGCTTTACTGTCGAGCGAACAAAAAGGCCTCGCCGACTGCAGCGGCGAAACAACGGAGCTATTTGTGCTGTTTCAAGTGCGAAGAAACCGCAATATAGTGCAAAAGTGCTTAAAATGATCGGTGAAAATAGGTCATGCAAAACTCActgatctctctttctctctctctcactctctttctctccgtgTAAATTATGAAATGGGTGAAATTGTACGTGAGTTTGTGAAGTGGCATTGAGGTGAAAGCGGCGGCAGGGAGTTCTTGGAAGACGCAGTTACACAGAGATGCATTATTGCACACTCAAAGATCCAAAGCAAATAGATCACATGCCAGTGTCGCTTCCGATAGTGATCAAATAAATGTCGCAGTTGAAACGTATCAGACTTCGACTCCTACTACCCAATACCGCGTTTCTCTCCGCTGTGCACGCTGGGAAGTGACCTCTCCCGTTTTTATTCTATCCACATTTTGCAACGAGGCGCTGGACTAATGGTTTGATGGCTTGGTTGCAGGAGCTATGTTTTCTCAGATATTTAGAGCCTTTTCGAGTGAAGGTTAGTAAAAACGACAAAAACTGTGCAACTGTTCGCGTCATTGCAGCATGCATCTGCTCTTAAAAAATGAAATACcaatataataatagtaatcaACAAGAACTTACGGAGAACGCGGTCTTCAGCAGCTcaagctgaaagaaagaaaatacattttCATCCCAATACATTCATTTAATGCTGCTCAAACGTGTGGGTATCTATAGACAATCAAATAAAACATTCAAACTTCGAAACATAGTCTATAATGACACTTCGTAATGCTCTTAGCCCGATAAAAAGAAGCAATACCGGCGTGTTTCAAGGCGTGTAGACTTCTGAACATAGCTTTTCTTTCTGTATACGACCGCTCGCTGAAGTGAGGCAGTCTACCctcctatctttttctcttttccatttTCCATTTAATATTCTTCACAATTCTCAGGATCAACCTACATCGCAATGTATAAACGGAAACCAAACATTTGCAAAACTTGTACCTTCTCGCCCATCTAATCGATCAATCATAGGTAGCTGGGCAGTTGACATGTTTGGGATTTTTCACATTGAATTCACCTTATTATGGCATGTTATgatgtacacacagcaccaataACATAAACAGAATGCTTTTATTCAATAAGTAATTCTTTTTCTGGACATAAATGGTAACACCTCGCTCCATATAATCTGTGTCAGTGAAGCCACTTTGTGGAACGCCTTTAATTTCAGCGGACGAACAAGGAAATTTACTGGCGTTAAACGAAGATTTAGCGTCCTTTTTTCTTTGGGTGCACGGTAAACATGCACAGTACTTTAAAGGGAGGTTGGAAGCCATTTTCAGAGCAGCGAGCACATATTTTCTTCGGTGGGAGATTATGAAAGATGAAGAGCTCTTGTTGAGAGCAAGTCATTAGGTCACCAACTTGCAATACCCAACACCTTGCAACATTAGAGTGTCTACATGACAATTTTACTGCATTTGTCATATAGCGCTCGCGCTCACCTTAGCGATTCTGCTTCGAAGAATATTAACTCTGGTGATGAAATAGAAAAACTCGGCGCTAGCTATTTTTTGGGGAGCGTCAGCGCTCTTTGCCAGGCCGTGTATTATGTGCATTGCCTACAAGGTGAAATCACCACGATCCACTGCTTGCATCGTTCGGGAAACGCAGTATGAATACGAACTGGGTGTATCTAAAAGAAGTTGCAAGTACATTCCTGGTCTCTCAAGTTTGCTTTGAGCAGTTAACCGATCGTCTTTCACCGCGTGAAAGAATGAAATAATTATGTGACCGCTGGGAGTATAGGTATACGTTTCCTGCGAATGTTTCTAAACCACGTAAAAACGTACTATTAGGACGTTGATATCTGTTTTCCTCGCAGTAAAACTTTCATCATATGTTTGTTCGAAACTTCAGCTCTCTTTTTGTACTCACATAGGTGCGAGTTAAACAGCTGCTGACCCGTGTTGGAAAACTCAGTTctggttaacctcactgcctttcATTCATCTCTTCaagtatgtctttttttttttcttgtccaaAGAGCAACAGCCTAACTGATGGTTCTTCCGAATGTCCTACAGGCGCTTTATCTCTGACAGAACGAAATTCGATTCCTTTGTGAATGCGCATAGACATTGAGAAAGGGTCCCCGTGTACCTGCGTCAGTCCCTGCAAAGGCTTTCTCAATACAAACAGCACATGCATCCTCAGTGTGCAATAGGCTAAGTGCTTTTGTCAGTTTCCCCAATAAAGTGTTGAATGCAAGAAAGCGGAAAGAGCTTGAACTCACGAAGTCCACTTCCGCCTCGCACTGCCTCTTGACAAGCTGAGCCAGGTTGTCACCCTGGCTGGTGATGATCTCCTTCGCCTTGCCCTTGAGCTGCGGAAAAGATAAATAAAGGTGGATGAAAAAGGGCACACCATTGTGACATACTGCAAGTAAAACTCGACTGCCTTTGCTAGAGCCATTGCGCTTCTTCTTTTATACGCTTACAAGAAGCaaggcccgtggccaacaagaggcttacagaagtgtgctttaaaagcattgaaaatttttcttgaagagggtggcatccttggccattactagcgcatttaagctttgttttgtattaacggcagagtgtatgtttatgtgtgttgactattttgGTCTTGGTATTGTCATGCAGCAgttgctgttctttttctttaacaTCACCGtatgtacacatatatgtgattgttgaatatgttgttttgactgttatgttatgtgttgactgttacgctaagttgtatattgtatgtactgcgggttaattgtgattagaaatttggaccctatgtactttatgtttatggaccctacgtactccaagagctaaggagtagccggcgccttatttgtgcgccaacatctccttagatcatgtcaataaaaaaggTATGTTtgtcacatttatttatttacttattcgtTCATTCCTTTCCTCTATCAagttattgattgattgattgattgattgattgattgattgattgattgattgattgattgattgattgattgattgattgattgattgattgattgattgattgattgatacctCAGAATTGACGTGCTCTCCCATGCACGTCAGGACTTTCTTGATTTGGTCATGGTCCAGCGCTGGAAAAGAAAAAGGTTTTGGTAATCTGCCTGGATCAATTCAAGCATG includes these proteins:
- the LOC119398274 gene encoding uncharacterized protein LOC119398274 translates to MKVLILCGLLLAGAILAEAGGQELCALDHDQIKKVLTCMGEHVNSELKGKAKEIITSQGDNLAQLVKRQCEAEVDFLELLKTAFSEEEAAAIKKAYSECKPAGR